In the genome of Apium graveolens cultivar Ventura unplaced genomic scaffold, ASM990537v1 ctg4113, whole genome shotgun sequence, one region contains:
- the LOC141701570 gene encoding protein FAR1-RELATED SEQUENCE 5-like: SFCGDSFRSGNDVGISIFTDLSSTESESSVRNYTISPGGNRYYIPNCVVENDMPYTNQVFESVDQGYRFYKAYARLGGFSVRKTTEKTNNVGTVMLKHYVCSCEGFNNPKDDPKVLKKRRLVTRHYFLRSSREMTTSLRNICYNGAKVNIGVSKSFSFFEGNMMIDKLKRMQEKSEGFYYAYEVDSEGRLTKLFRADSIGHRNFELYGDTISFDATFDTNMYNLFFAPFTGVDKNDRCVIFASFLLSHESVADYSWAFGHLVKAMGRNPILIITDQCPAMKVFVRDVFSDVNGLVLSKHRLCLWHIMEKFPVKKWANVGLLRTTSRSESENSFFGQFHKQGDTLCEFW, encoded by the exons aTTCGTTTTGCGGTGATTCTTTTAGGAGTGGCAATGATGTTGGTATTAGTATTTTTACTGATCTTTCTTCAACAGAAAGTGAAAGTAGTGTGAGAAATTATACTATATCTCCTGGTGGTAATAGGTATTATATACCTAATTGTGTTGTTGAGAATGACATGCCTTACACTAATCAGGTTTTTGAGAGTGTAGATCAAGGTTACCGATTTTATAAGGCTTATGCTCGTTTGGGTGGTTTTAGTGTTCGCAAAACAACTGAAAAGACAAATAATGTCGGTACTGTTATGTTGAAACATTATGTTTGTAGCTGTGAAGGGTTCAATAATCCTAAGGATGATCCAAAAGTTTTGAAGAAGAGGCGTTTGGTTACTC GTCATTATTTTTTGCGATCTAGTCGTGAGATGACTACTAGTTTGAGGAATATCTGCTATAATGGTGCAAAGGTCAATATTGGTGTTAGTAAGTCATTTAGTTTTTTCGAAGGAAAT ATGATGATTGACAAATTAAAACGTATGCAGGAGAAATCTGAAGGATTCTATTATGCTTATGAGGTTGATTCTGAAGGCCGCCTAACAAAGCTATTTCGGGCTGATTCTATTGGTCATAGGAATTTTGAATTGTATGGTGATACAATATCATTTGATGCAACATTTGATACAAACAT GTATAATTTGTTTTTTGCTCCATTCACTGGAGTTGACAAAAATGACAGATGTGTAATTTTTGCATCCTTTCTTCTTTCACATGAGAGTGTTGCTGATTACAGTTGGGCTTTTGGTCATCTTGTAAAGGCAATGGGACGGAATCCTATTTTGATTATTACTGATCAATGTCCTGCTATGAAGGTGTTTGTACGTGATGTATTTTCTGATGTCAATGGTCTTGTTCTTAGTAAGCACCGTTTATGCTTGTGGCATATTATGGAAAAATTCCCAGTTAAG AAATGGGCCAATGTTGGGTTGCTAAGAACTACTTCAAGATCTGAGAGTGAGAACTCCTTTTTTGGGCAGTTTCACAAACAAGGAGATACATTATGTGAGTTTTGGTAG